A window from Photobacterium leiognathi encodes these proteins:
- a CDS encoding alpha/beta fold hydrolase, translating into MDKIVVFLLLILTYCAATPKDKDFEEMIFYVPKDYNNMSSGKIKLNAMIHRAKDKKNRIGLLVLNFGGPGGEAVESASKMISEKSFPQSIIDRFDILAIDPRGTGKSEFISDLTRCSFNSECDSEKESVGFNISTMKFTQDIDYIRKSLNEEKITFLGYSYGTKIGQLYSFLYPQNIRGVVLDSPTSIEHGNAIEESMTMPFSYERIMYHRLSKSEIELIKNINNKIKEHEIYTTKDGYKIDQDNFDKLLATIISTNDDDWSNIKPSLISFLKTEIFYDYIVKIQEIESSDSNDSSDSSLAAAIARASIGTINCSDENKPLLDSEIENSLSLFERKSSLFGSLAYNAYYNMCLGWKAKRDPLPYISKVNNRVPILIIGGKLDSVTPYEEAIKVDKMYLGNKKLITVNNIVSHGFSFSYADDYVDYITEKYLLNPNYIIENT; encoded by the coding sequence ATGGATAAAATCGTAGTATTTTTATTATTAATCTTAACCTATTGTGCAGCCACGCCAAAAGACAAAGACTTTGAGGAAATGATTTTTTATGTTCCAAAAGATTATAACAATATGTCATCAGGGAAAATAAAACTCAATGCGATGATCCACAGAGCTAAAGATAAGAAAAATAGAATAGGTTTGTTAGTTCTTAACTTCGGTGGGCCTGGCGGTGAAGCTGTCGAATCGGCTTCCAAAATGATCTCTGAAAAAAGTTTTCCACAATCCATTATAGATCGTTTCGATATATTAGCGATAGATCCGAGAGGAACAGGAAAAAGTGAATTTATATCTGACCTTACAAGGTGCTCTTTCAATAGTGAATGTGATAGCGAAAAAGAGTCCGTGGGTTTTAATATAAGCACAATGAAATTTACTCAAGATATTGATTATATAAGAAAATCATTAAATGAAGAGAAAATAACCTTCTTAGGATATTCCTACGGTACAAAAATAGGACAATTATATTCCTTTTTATATCCCCAAAATATTAGAGGGGTAGTATTAGACTCACCAACATCAATAGAGCATGGAAATGCTATAGAGGAGTCTATGACAATGCCATTTTCCTATGAAAGAATCATGTATCACAGGTTATCAAAATCAGAAATAGAGTTAATCAAAAATATTAATAACAAAATAAAAGAACATGAGATTTATACAACAAAAGATGGCTATAAAATCGATCAAGATAATTTTGACAAATTACTTGCAACTATTATATCAACGAACGATGATGACTGGAGTAATATAAAACCTTCCTTGATATCTTTTTTGAAAACAGAAATATTTTATGATTACATTGTAAAAATACAAGAAATTGAATCTAGTGATTCAAACGATTCTAGTGATTCATCTCTTGCAGCAGCAATTGCACGTGCATCTATAGGAACTATAAATTGTTCCGATGAAAATAAACCTCTATTAGATTCAGAGATAGAGAATTCGCTATCTTTATTTGAGCGAAAATCTTCCTTGTTTGGTTCATTAGCTTATAACGCTTATTACAATATGTGTTTGGGATGGAAAGCAAAGAGAGATCCCCTACCTTATATATCAAAAGTTAACAACAGAGTCCCTATATTAATAATCGGTGGAAAATTAGATAGTGTAACCCCTTACGAAGAGGCTATAAAAGTAGACAAAATGTACTTAGGGAATAAAAAATTGATTACCGTAAATAATATTGTTAGTCATGGATTCTCATTTTCATATGCCGATGATTATGTTGATTATATTACAGAAAAATATTTGTTAAATCCTAATTATATAATTGAAAATACATAA
- a CDS encoding MFS transporter — protein sequence MNAWRHHLFSRSPISMLIIIGIASVIANTGWRVVMNNFAVDTVGMTGANIGVLQSIREIPGLLSFTVMFLLMLMSEQRVAILSLCLLGIGVAITGYLPSIYGFYFTTVLMSIGFHYLEAVNRSLSTQVLETESFGQSMGMIREASSFIGLATFIAIILAIQFFDASAKTIFFFCGLTCAALAVYLLSFAHFKEHKVEQKNNIILRKEYSVYYLLTFLGGARRQIFVAFAGLLMVQKFHYSITMMAVLFMISSLATTLTVASIGRFIDRIGEKRALMIEYVALAVVFTSYAFVENHYLAGGLYILDSILFSFTIALATYFKKTIRSDEIASSSSVSFTINHIAAVFLPFLLGLLWVSNYQIVFFCGAIISCMSLMVAFTIKSEPLNSQTIKQV from the coding sequence ATGAACGCTTGGAGGCACCATTTATTTTCACGCTCACCAATATCTATGCTCATCATTATTGGTATTGCATCGGTGATTGCCAATACTGGATGGCGAGTGGTGATGAACAACTTTGCTGTTGATACGGTGGGTATGACGGGGGCAAATATTGGTGTCCTTCAAAGTATCCGAGAAATTCCCGGTTTACTGTCATTTACTGTCATGTTCTTACTAATGTTAATGTCAGAGCAGCGAGTCGCCATTCTTTCACTTTGTTTACTGGGGATCGGGGTGGCGATAACGGGCTATTTACCCTCGATTTATGGTTTTTATTTCACGACGGTTCTAATGTCTATCGGCTTTCATTATTTAGAGGCAGTCAATCGCTCCCTTTCAACTCAAGTCTTAGAAACGGAAAGCTTCGGACAATCAATGGGAATGATACGGGAAGCTTCTTCATTCATTGGCCTAGCCACCTTTATTGCCATTATTCTTGCGATACAGTTTTTTGACGCATCAGCCAAAACCATCTTCTTTTTCTGTGGGCTAACTTGTGCAGCCTTAGCGGTATATTTACTTTCTTTTGCCCATTTTAAAGAACATAAAGTCGAGCAGAAAAATAACATCATTTTAAGAAAAGAGTATTCGGTCTATTACCTGCTAACGTTTCTTGGTGGGGCAAGAAGACAGATCTTTGTTGCCTTTGCTGGTTTATTAATGGTGCAAAAGTTTCATTATTCCATCACAATGATGGCAGTGCTATTTATGATCTCAAGTTTGGCGACAACCCTTACCGTTGCATCTATAGGGAGGTTTATTGATCGAATCGGAGAGAAAAGAGCATTGATGATTGAGTATGTGGCATTAGCAGTGGTTTTTACATCGTATGCTTTTGTTGAGAATCATTATCTCGCAGGTGGGTTATACATTCTCGATAGTATTTTATTTAGCTTCACCATTGCACTTGCAACATACTTTAAGAAAACCATTCGCAGTGATGAAATCGCCTCATCTTCCAGTGTCTCATTTACGATTAACCATATTGCAGCGGTGTTTTTACCTTTCTTATTAGGTTTATTGTGGGTATCAAATTACCAAATCGTATTTTTCTGTGGTGCTATTATTTCCTGCATGAGCTTAATGGTGGCATTCACCATTAAATCTGAGCCATTAAATAGTCAAACAATAAAACAGGTTTGA
- a CDS encoding carboxymuconolactone decarboxylase family protein — translation MLPIVDNVRHELGVKKLEQMGTNAKNCIMKDLVNISPDMARYAVESTCGDIYSRPGLTHKNREMIAIAALTTLGFALPQLKIHIEAALESGCTRNEIEEIIIQMSVYIGWQAAFNAMGAANEVFENYFS, via the coding sequence ATGCTACCTATAGTAGATAATGTTCGTCATGAACTTGGTGTTAAAAAATTAGAGCAAATGGGTACTAATGCGAAAAATTGTATAATGAAAGATCTTGTCAATATTTCTCCAGATATGGCTCGCTACGCTGTAGAGTCAACATGCGGTGATATTTACTCTCGCCCTGGATTAACTCATAAAAATAGAGAAATGATAGCAATAGCAGCTCTAACAACTTTAGGCTTCGCTTTACCTCAACTTAAAATTCATATTGAAGCGGCACTTGAAAGTGGCTGTACACGTAATGAAATCGAAGAAATTATAATCCAAATGTCTGTGTACATTGGATGGCAAGCGGCATTTAATGCGATGGGAGCTGCTAATGAAGTTTTTGAAAATTATTTTTCTTGA
- a CDS encoding 2OG-Fe(II) oxygenase has product MSGSVLEPHIDKLSRDSNDSYAAHSLESQLAANIYIATPDVGGEVEIWLKEPEIEVYEKELEKTQSYHVNRDILGQPDAVISPKVGDLLIFNSRCFHAVRESSGGIRSSIAAFVGYRGINHSLSLWS; this is encoded by the coding sequence ATTTCAGGTTCAGTATTAGAGCCACATATAGACAAGTTAAGCAGAGACTCTAATGATTCATATGCGGCACATAGCCTTGAAAGCCAATTAGCTGCAAATATTTATATAGCAACACCTGATGTAGGTGGAGAGGTGGAGATTTGGCTAAAAGAACCAGAAATTGAAGTCTATGAAAAAGAATTAGAAAAAACTCAGAGTTATCATGTAAACAGAGACATACTAGGTCAACCTGATGCCGTAATCTCCCCAAAAGTAGGTGACTTACTTATTTTTAATTCACGATGTTTTCATGCTGTAAGAGAAAGCTCTGGCGGTATTCGCAGTAGTATCGCTGCTTTTGTTGGTTACCGTGGCATAAACCATTCCTTAAGTTTATGGAGTTGA
- a CDS encoding 3-hydroxyacyl-CoA dehydrogenase family protein — protein sequence MSTGKIEQISVVGAGILGHSIAQRFASEGFNVNLYDSSKVNLLKAKNNIFNNLISLSKSNLLKSTPTSIFKKINFFEGLSRAVADSNLVIEAVTEDLELKKIVLQQIESAVCDECIIASNSSSIIPSEYNSELKIKSRVLGTHFFNPPHLLPLVELIYSHCTSNYVKSEMESLFTNMGMHPIVVYKESPGFIGNRLQFALLKEAISIVQEGISTPQDIDIVVKYGFGRRLSIMGPFEVFDYGGWDTIEAVYPNIIGDPVPQEILEKVSQGKLGVKTGEGFYKWDPINLNKKQKLINDVYTYLEKKVSKQ from the coding sequence ATGAGTACTGGAAAAATAGAACAAATTTCTGTTGTTGGTGCAGGCATACTGGGGCACAGTATAGCCCAAAGATTCGCATCAGAAGGATTTAATGTTAATTTATATGACTCTTCAAAAGTAAATTTACTAAAAGCAAAAAATAATATTTTTAATAACTTAATAAGCTTATCTAAATCTAATTTACTAAAATCAACACCAACATCAATTTTTAAAAAAATTAATTTTTTTGAAGGGCTCAGTAGAGCAGTTGCAGATTCAAACCTTGTAATAGAAGCGGTTACTGAAGATTTAGAATTAAAAAAGATAGTATTACAACAAATTGAAAGTGCTGTTTGCGATGAATGTATTATTGCTAGTAATAGTTCATCTATAATTCCAAGTGAATATAACTCAGAGTTAAAAATAAAATCTAGAGTATTAGGTACACATTTTTTTAACCCACCACATCTATTGCCATTAGTCGAGCTAATTTATAGTCATTGTACAAGTAACTATGTAAAGTCAGAAATGGAATCATTATTTACAAATATGGGAATGCATCCTATCGTAGTATATAAAGAAAGTCCTGGATTTATTGGAAATCGACTACAATTTGCATTATTAAAAGAAGCAATTTCAATAGTACAAGAAGGTATATCAACGCCTCAAGATATTGATATTGTGGTGAAATATGGATTTGGTCGTCGTTTATCAATTATGGGGCCTTTCGAAGTTTTCGATTATGGCGGTTGGGACACTATAGAGGCAGTATATCCTAATATAATAGGAGATCCTGTTCCTCAAGAAATACTCGAAAAAGTATCCCAAGGAAAACTTGGTGTTAAAACGGGTGAAGGGTTCTATAAATGGGATCCGATAAATCTTAATAAGAAGCAAAAACTCATTAATGATGTATATACCTACCTTGAAAAAAAGGTAAGTAAACAATGA
- a CDS encoding NAD(P)-dependent oxidoreductase — protein MIINNEKNDSSENFFNTTLLISNKSLFPAVKYLKKRFNILYNDEIEKNNVLPSVTGLLSSGYDLVDKSFLDRLPNLKVISHFASGLDSIDVDEVKKRNIVVLNTPNAVVNDTADLAMAFILNLSRRFFINHRFVENGLWRKHVYPLSHSVTNKCVGIVGLGKIGKAIAKRCSAFNMNIHYWGRTNQKISNYTFHNNLSEMSKKVDFLVISCAGNEQTKGIIDENILANLQSTAYVINVARGFIIKQDALIISLQNNQIAGAGLDVFEDEPNVPHVFFQMKNVLLQPHAGSATEETRNIMFHQVSKHLINFYSTH, from the coding sequence ATGATCATAAATAATGAAAAAAATGATAGTTCAGAAAACTTTTTTAATACAACATTACTTATATCTAATAAATCATTATTCCCTGCTGTTAAATACCTTAAAAAAAGGTTTAACATTTTGTATAACGATGAAATAGAAAAAAACAACGTATTACCAAGTGTCACTGGACTATTAAGTAGTGGATATGACCTAGTAGATAAATCATTCTTAGACAGATTACCAAACCTTAAAGTAATTTCTCATTTCGCTAGTGGATTAGATTCGATAGATGTAGATGAAGTTAAAAAAAGAAATATTGTAGTATTAAACACACCAAATGCAGTGGTTAACGATACAGCAGATCTTGCAATGGCATTCATTCTCAATTTATCTCGACGTTTTTTTATAAATCATCGATTTGTTGAAAATGGTTTATGGAGGAAGCATGTATATCCGCTAAGCCATAGTGTAACTAATAAGTGTGTTGGAATTGTTGGTTTGGGTAAGATTGGTAAGGCAATAGCCAAAAGATGTTCAGCATTCAATATGAATATTCATTATTGGGGACGAACAAACCAGAAAATTAGTAATTATACCTTTCATAATAACCTATCTGAAATGAGTAAAAAAGTTGATTTTTTAGTCATTAGCTGTGCTGGAAATGAGCAAACAAAGGGAATTATAGATGAAAATATTTTAGCTAATTTACAGTCAACAGCTTACGTTATTAATGTAGCTAGAGGTTTTATTATTAAACAAGATGCTCTAATAATAAGTTTACAAAACAATCAAATAGCAGGAGCTGGCTTAGACGTTTTCGAAGATGAACCAAATGTTCCTCATGTATTTTTTCAGATGAAAAATGTTCTCCTGCAGCCACATGCAGGATCTGCAACGGAAGAAACACGTAATATTATGTTTCACCAAGTCTCAAAACATTTAATTAATTTTTACAGTACACATTGA
- a CDS encoding SDR family NAD(P)-dependent oxidoreductase, protein MDISNKVILITGGNGGIGWALAKSLCTKGAKKIYVTYLNDGDINIDSIIGATVIEPLKLDVTKKEQVKNIALKCADADIVINNAGVEYATSFTDANTLEAAELEMKVNYHGTHYVSYYFLPYLRQKPKALLINILSIGGFVLVNKLGTYCASKAATHFLTKGLRQDCKNSNVTVMGVYPGYVDTDMTTNLNVEKVTPDSIAESIILGIENDSEIVFPDIMSNNLKDTVFWDNAIFETLTS, encoded by the coding sequence ATGGATATTTCAAATAAAGTTATCTTAATCACTGGAGGAAATGGTGGCATTGGTTGGGCTTTAGCTAAGTCACTATGTACCAAAGGAGCTAAAAAAATATATGTTACGTATTTAAATGATGGTGATATAAATATAGATTCGATAATAGGAGCAACAGTTATAGAACCATTAAAACTAGACGTCACAAAAAAAGAACAAGTTAAAAATATTGCACTAAAATGTGCAGATGCAGATATAGTAATAAATAATGCTGGTGTAGAATACGCAACGTCATTTACTGATGCTAATACACTAGAAGCCGCAGAGCTTGAAATGAAAGTAAATTACCATGGTACACACTATGTTTCGTATTACTTTTTACCCTATTTAAGACAAAAGCCTAAAGCGTTATTAATTAATATACTTTCGATTGGTGGATTCGTTTTAGTCAATAAATTAGGAACCTATTGTGCTTCTAAAGCTGCAACACACTTTTTAACTAAAGGACTTCGACAAGATTGTAAAAACTCGAATGTAACAGTTATGGGTGTTTACCCTGGTTATGTCGATACTGATATGACAACAAATTTGAATGTAGAAAAAGTAACACCTGACTCTATTGCAGAATCAATTATACTTGGCATTGAAAATGATTCAGAAATTGTTTTCCCTGATATTATGTCTAATAATTTAAAAGATACTGTTTTCTGGGACAATGCTATTTTCGAAACATTAACAAGTTAA